A window of Kribbella voronezhensis genomic DNA:
GTCTGCCGGTCGCTTGCCATCGGCAACTGTTCACGGATCTCGTCGAGGCCGAAGCCGGTGAGATCGAGACGCTCGGCGGAGCGCGAGCGGAGCAGGTCGGGCAGGAACCGGGGGAGCGCGGCCGACGGCTCGGACTCGCGGCAGGTGGCGAGGACGAGAACCGGTAGCTCGGCGAGCTGGTCGGCCACTTGCCGTAGTACCAGCAGGGACGGCTCGTCGCCGCGATGGATGTCGTCGAGGATGACCACCAGGCCGCGCGAACCGGCGGCGGTTCGCAGTACGTCGACCAGTTCCTCGAACAGCCGGAAGCGATCCTCGGTTGCCGTCAGCACCTTGTCGGGGTCGATCTTCAGCGACCTGAGGATCTGCCGCCACGGCCAGTAGGCAGGAGCGCCCTCGGTCTCCACGCAGCGCCCCCAGGCGACGGCTGCACCCACCGCCAGTGCGGTCCCCGCGAACTCCTGCGCCAGCCGGGTCTTGCCGATCCCGGCCTCACCGACACACACCACCAGGCGCCCTGCGCCACCGCGCGCATCGTCAAGCCACCCCCGCAGCCCCGCCAGTTCCCGGCCCCGCCCAGCAATCCCCATCCGGCCAGCATCCCCCACGGACGGGGCAGGCGGAAGTAGGGCGCTTGTGTCCGTCGGAGAGACTTGGCCTGTGAAACGGGCCGTGCGGGGGTTGCGTCGGGTGCTGGTCGGATTTCTGGTTCTGCTGGTTGTTGTCACGGGGGCTTCGCTGACGTACAACGCGTTCACTGGTGACGAGGAGCCGCCGCCGGAGGGTCTTCGGTTCGTGATGGCCGGCGATGTCAACACGCGGTACGAGACGTGGGGTACGACGGGGAGCCCGGTCGTGCTTGTGCACGGCTCGACGGAGTCGGTGGAGAAGTGGTCGAAGCTGGTGCCGCTGCTGGCTCGTGATCATCGGGTGTACGCGTACGACATCACGGGATATGGGTACAGCGAGCGCAAGGCGCCGTACACGGTGGAACATCTGGCGGCGCAGCTGCTGGGCTTCCTCGATGCGATGAAGCTTGGTGGCCCAAAGCAACCACGTCCGCTGCTTGTCGGACATTCCCTCGGCGCGGGGATCGCCGCCGAAGCCACGCTGGAGGCACCGAGTCGGATCGGTGGGCTGATGTTCCTGGACGGGGACGGCCTGCCGCTCCCGGGTGGGCGCGCGTCCTTCGTACGGCATGTCTTCGTCAATCCCTACAAGACAAGCGCTCTGCGGTTGGTCCTCGGCTCTGACACGATCGTCCGCAAGCTCTACAACTCCGCCTGCGTCCAGGGCTGCCCTGCCCTCGACCACGCAGGCGTCGACCAGTGGACCCGTCCGCTTCGTCAACCGGGCGCGGAGAAGGCCCTCTGGCAGATGACGGCCAACGGCATCCCTGCCGTCACCCCCGAACGCCTGGAAACCTTCCGCACCCTGCCGATCCCCACCTCGGTCGTCTTCGGCGCCCTCGACACCCAAGGCGGCTCGGCGCAGGACACCGCCACCCGCATCGGCGCTCCAGCCCCGACCCTCATCCCCAACGCGGGCCACCTGACCCTCATCTCGTCCCCCACAGAAGTAGCGACGGCGATCAACGCCCTCGCCGCGAGGCCGCCTTCGGGTTAGGCGCCCGCGGTCAGGTGGAGGTTGGAGGCTGCGGCGGTGAGGACGATGGATTGGCCGCTGATGGCGATCTCCTTCAGGGTGGCGCCGAAGGGGAGGTCGGGCAGGCCGATTCCCTTGGCCAGCAAGGAAGTCACCGCGCGGCGGATGACGGACGGCACCTCTTCGGGAAGCTGGTCGACCAGGAGCCGGATCCGGCCGTTCACCGCCTGAGGGCGGACGGTCGCGGTCGCGTCGACTCCCCGGACCTTCACGCGGGCCTGCAGTTTGCCGCCGACGATCTGCAACGACAACCCGTCCAGCCCGCTGGCGGCCGCGGTCAGCTTGGTCAGCGCGCCAGGGGAGACCCGAAGCCGTACGTCGGTCGTGTCGACCGTGACGACCGCCTTCGAACCGGTCAGCAACTCGTGCGGCACATGGATGCCCGTCATCACCGCGCTGAGATCCTCCGCCGCGACCGACTTGAACGACGGCTCCTGCATCGTCACCGTGATCTTGGAGAACTTCTCCTTGGCAACCTGCGGCAGAAACCCGAACCCACCGATCTCGGCCGACGTGCGAGAGGCCTGTACGTCGTACCGTGCCGCCTCCTGCTCGGCCGCCTTCGCCAACTGCCCCTCGGCCAGCGACTCGCCGACCCGATCGACAGCGAACAACAGGCCGGCCAACAGCACAAGGAGAATCACCAGCACCTTGAGCCCGCACCCACGCCTCTTCGGGCTCATCTGCCCCTCCCCGACATCGGCTGGGTCGGCTCCGGGCGGCATACGGTCGTCATGGCGTGACCCTATCGACCCCCTGCCACCCACCGAACTCTCAGCCTGTCAGCCATGCCAGACGGGGGCGACGTTCTTCCGGTAGCTCCGCCCGAAGACGCCGTTGATGATCGCGAAGACCGGCGCGGGGATGGTGTCGGCGAGCGCGGCCTGTTCCTCGGGCCCGGCGCCGTCGATCGCCCAGGCGAAGAAGCGACCACCCCGCGCCGGGCTGACCTGGCCGAACTTCCGTCCCATCGCCTTGATCTCCGGGCTGTCCTTCTTCGCGAGATAGACCGGCTCGATCTCGGCCTCCTCGTGATCGAGGTGCCGCACGGTCACCGTCTGCAGCTCCCGCATCGCCGCCAGAGCCGCCTGGGCGTCATCCGCGGACGCCGTACTCCGAAGGGTGCCCATCGCGCTCCGAGCCGAGGCGAGCGCAGCCGCCATCGTCTCGTGCTCGGCATCCATCTGAGTCAGCAGTTCGCGACTCACCCCGACCGCTTCGAGCGCCGGCCAGGCGATCTCGTGCTCGCCTTCGTGGTGATACACCAGCTGATCGTCGAAATTCGCCCAAGCGGTGGCGAGCTGCTCAGCGCGCTTCCGGTCACCGGCGGGGAACGCACTCAACGCGTCCACGAACCGCTTCAAATCCCGGCGGAACGCAGCGTGAATCGCCCTGTTCATACTCATCTCGGCCATGACCGGAGTCTAGGCCCGCCTCACCGCTTCGCGGCGCGTTTCACCTCCTGATCACTCGCCTCGCTCGGCTGCCCCTGAACGATCAGCCGCTCCGCGAAACCGGCACCGAAGGCTGCCAGCAGCAGGTTCGCCGCGTTGACATTGGCCGTCTCAGCGGTCGCGATCGAGAACAACCACACGGTGAGTCCGGCAACCCCACCGATCGGAATCCTCGACAACGACGCGACATTGGAACCGAGCTGCGCGAGCACATGCTCGGGAAGGATTCCGGTCGACCTCTTGGCCGCACTGATCACCGCGCCCAGAACGCCGAGCAGCGCCGACAGGATGGACAGGAACGGCCCGGACGTCCATTCCTTCGTACCGATCTGATCCGAGAAAACGGCGAGGATCACCAAGACGGCGAGCAGGACCGGTCCACCGATGAGAATCAGCAATTGCTGATAGTGGCGCACGATCGCGAGCCGCCAGTAGTCGTTCGAGATTCCTTCGTTCCGGATTCTCATCGCGGCGGTGACCTTCTCCCGCGACGCGGCCAACTCCGATTCGGTCCAGGAGAAGTACGGATCAGGCAGCACGTGACGAATCGCCTTCACCCGCCATTCCGGCAGTCGCCCTGGTTCCTCGGCCTCCGCAAGCAGCAACGTCGCATGCAAGCGCAGCTCTTCGATCCCGTACCCCTCGATCAACTCCTGCTGAGCACGATGAAGGTGGTGCCAGGCCGTCTCCATGTCGAGCCGTTCGGACGCCCTCTTCGCCGCCGTGATGAGCTTCACCGCCCCCGGCTGATCACCGGCCTCATCGACCTCCAGCCGGAATTCGGCGATCTCCGCCTCGATCCAGGCCTGCCGCGGATCCTTCCAGAACATCCGCACCCGCCGCCATCGCGGCGGCGAGGTCTCCGTCCGGAGTCTGGCCATTGCTCCCCCTCGACTGAATCAAGCCACTGATTTCCGGACGAGCCGATCGTGCGGTCATCAGCTGCCGCCGGAACCACGGAGAAATTGCGCAGAACCGGAACGGCCCCTGCCGCGCAGTATCCAAACCGGAAATGCCCCTGTCAACGCCTCGAATCACCCCGACCGGAGACCGCGAATTGGCGGCACAAATCGCCGGCGTACCCGCCAGTTGCAGGAGCTTCGTTTGCCCGCGGCCAAGACAACCCAGGACGCACATCGGCAGCTGAGCCCGCTGTGTCACCCGGCTGCGGCAACAGAATTCCTTGACTGATCTTCCATTGGTCCCCGTCGGGAGGGGCCTTCGGACCCTGGAACACCCGGCGCGAACGCCAGATCGTAAGAACAGGGCGGATGCCGAGACGTTCGCCCGGCGGACGACTGGGGGTTCCATGACAACGACACCGAAGCCGGACTCACCGCAGTTGCCGGTGGGCTGGCATCCGGATCCCTGGACCGATGGCGACCTCTACAGGTACTGGGACGGATCCACCTGGACCGCCCAGACCAAACCCGCACCCCGGAAGAGCAAGGAACCCCGCAAGCGGCGCTCCGTTGTCTTCCCGCTCACCTTTGCCGCGTTCCTTCTGGTCGCTGTGGTCACCGCCGTGATGATGACCAGAGGCGATGCGTGCAAGGTTTCGATCGGCCCCGCAACGGTCGACTTCTTCGCCTGCCAGGACGTCGAAGCGCGTCAGTCGCAGATGCAGCAGGAGGTGAATTCCGCGAAGGAGAACGCTCAGGCGCAGGCAGTAGGTCAGCCGACCTCGACGGTGAATCTCACCGGCCAGTGGACTCCCACGCAGGGCGGTTTCAGCTGGCAGATCGAGCAGTACGGCAACCAGGTGGTGGTTCGCGAAGTCACGCCGTACGGGATCACCGCAGTCGCGCAAGGCACCCTCGCCGGAACCGTCGCCAACCTCACCTACCAAGCCGTCGACGGAAGCAGCGGCAGCAATGTGCTCCAACTGGTCGACAACAGAACTCTTCGGGGCACGGTCCGCAGCTACGCCACAAACGCCGAATCAACCATCGAACTCCACCGCTGAGCCATTGCCCTGCCGTGTTTTCGCCGAGATGCTGTGAGCCGGGGGAACTGATGACAACTGACGGAAAACCGGCGGCAGAGGCAGCCATAAAGCTGATAAAGCTCCGGTACGCCGGCGTCTGCACGTGCGGCGCCGCCGTGGCGCCCGGCAGCTACGCCGGCTGGGACAAGGTAACCCGTAGCGTCCTCTGCGAGACCTGCGTTGCCACCCCGCCCGCGGACTCGAACGGTGCTGCTGAACAACCAGTAGACATCGGCCGCCCCGGCGCGTCCCTAGACCGCGAATACCAACGCCGCAAGCACTCCCACGAGAACCGCGTCCGAGCCCGGTTTCCACGGCTCGGCGGCCTACTCCTGGCAGTGACGGGCGAACCAGCCAGCACCAAGTCGTTCGCAATCGGCGCCGAGGGAGAGCAGCATGTTGCGTCCAGGCTCGAGAAGGCCTGCGGTGACGAGGTGCTCTTCCTCCACAACCGGCGGCTCGGCAAGCGACGGCGCGACGGTGACATCGACCACCTGGCCATCGCAGCTTCGGGTATCTACGTGATCGACGCCAAGCACTACAAGGACGCCACAGTCCGCGTACGCCGTACAGGTGGCCTTCTCTCCCCGGCCAGGGAGCAACTGCTGATCAACGGCCGCGATCGCACCAACCTCATCGCCGGCTCCACCAAGCAACGGGACGCGCTACTAGTTGCCCTCGACAACCACCCGCTCGCGGCGTCCGTTTCCGTCACCTCGCTGCTTTGCTTTCGCACTGCCGACCTGCCGTTCTGGGGTGACGCCGAAATAGCCGGCGTACGAGTTCTGGCTCTCCGCGGAACCATCAAGCTCCTGCGCCGCAACGGACCATTGACTCCTTCCGATCGCCAATCCCTCCATCGCCATCTAGCGGCCGAACTCCCGCCGGCCTGACCCGTTCACCTGGGCGTTTGTAACGTTCAACGCGGTGGGGCGATGTACCGGTCGTTGGCGGTGTGACCGGTCGGGCTCTGGGGAGGGACGGCCGGCGGAAGAAGCCGCCTGTTATTCGAGGGGGAACAACTGCATGCGTTATCGACCCGTCGCGTTCGGGCTCGCGGTGGCGGCGCTCGCCGCTGTCAGCCTGACCACACCGGCGCAGGCCAAACCGGCCGCTAGCAGTACGACAATGGCAAACACCACATCCGCGGGGACGACCGCCACGAGGGTGGTGACCGCCGCGATCCCGTTCGGGCAGAACGGTGACATCCCGGTCGCCCGCAACTACTCCGGAGACAGCCGGTACGAGATCGCGGTGTTCCGCCCCAGCAACGGGACCTGGTACATCCGAGGTGTCGGCGCGTACAAGTTCGGGCAGAACGGCGACATCCCGGTGCCGGCCGACTTCACCGGAGACGGCCGCGCCGAACTCGCCTTGTTCCGGCCGTCCAACGGCTATTGGTACGTCCGCGGCGTCGGTCAGTTCACCTGGGGCCAGGCCGGCGACGTACCGGTTCCGGCGAACTACATCGGAGACAGCCGTGCAGAGGCGGCGGTGTTCCGACCATCCACCGGCAAATGGTGGATCCGCGGCACGGCCGCCATTGCCTGGGGCAGGAGTGGGGACATCCCCGTGCCGGCCGACTACCTCGGTGACAGTCACGCCGATCTGGGCGTGTTCCGGCCGGCGACAGCGCAGTGGTGGGTCCGTGGTGCCGCCACCATCGCGTGGGGCGTGAACGGCGACATCCCGGTGCCCGCGAACTGGGTAGGCACGGCCAAGGCCGACCTGGCGATCTTCCGCCCGTCCACGGGCGCCTGGAACCTCCGCGGTACCAGCCCGGTCACGTGGGGCACGAACGGCGACCGCCCACAGCCCGGCAACTACGCCGGCGACACCGGCACGGACCAGGTCGTCTGGCGCCCATCCAACGGCACTTGGTACCTCCGCTACCGAGTCCCGATCACCCCGCCACCGCCTCCGCCGCCGAACTGCGACCCGTCGTACCCGACCGTCTGCATCCCACCGCCACCACCGGACCTCAACTGTGGCGACATCACGTACCGGAACTTCAAGGTGATCGGCACCGATCCCCACCACTTCGACTCCGACCACGACGGAATCGGCTGCGAAAGCTGACCCACCAATCCACCGGCCCCGAGTAGCAGCTCGGGGCCGGTACTTCGCTGTCCCCGTCCACCGCGGCGAGCCATCTTCTGGCTGATGCTCTCAGCCATCGGCCGGGCCACGTCCTTGCCGGATCGCCTCGACCATCTCCGGCAACTGCCGCGCGAATGCCTCAATACCGCTGCGCGTACCAGGTCGGTGGCTCGCCGAACATGCTCTTGAAGTCGCGGATGAAGTGGCCCTGGTCGGCGTAGCCGAGGTCCGCCGCCAGCGCGGCCCAGTCGATCGCCCCGCCAGCGGCCATGCGTGCGGTCGCCTCGTGCAGGCGGTAGCGGCGGATCACCCACTTGGGTCCGATGCCGACGTACTCCGCGAACAGCCGTTGGAGCCCCCGAATGCTCAACCCCAGCTCACCAGCGAGGCGTTCGACCCTGGTCACGGCCTTGTCCTCGGCGATCAGCTCGACCGCGGCCGCCGCCTGGCGTACCCGGGGGTCGTCATCGTCCGGCAGGTGTTCCAGCAGGAACGCATCCATGGTCGGCGCGTCGAGCACCGTGGGCGAGTCCGGGCCGAACACTTCGGCCGCCGGGACGACACGGTCGGTGATGGTCGAGACTGAGGCACCGAGGAACGGGCGGAAGCAACCCGGCCGGAACGCGACGCCGAAGACGTGGTCGCGGCCCTCGAGGACCTTGAGCTGGTAGCTGCTGCAGACGCCATTGACATCCGCGCGGCCGCCGCCGAACGACAAGTGCACGTTCGGGTACGGCACGATCTTCTGCCGGTAGGGCTCGACGTAGTCCCAGCGAGCCTCCCAGTAATGCTCCACCCATGGCGAGAGCGCCGGCGACGGGTGGTGGAACGCGTGGCGCTGATGCCTGGTCCAGGCACTCGCCAGCTCACGAATGTCCCGTCCCACGCGGCAGAGTGTATGTCGTCTTTGTTCAATACCCCTCCGGTCCACGCTGCCTAGCATCGCCGCCATGTCACACGTTTCCGACGCGGCCCAGGCCATGGCCGCAATCGCCCGCACCATCACCGACGACCAGCTCGCCAACAAGACTCCCTGCACGGAGTACGACGTGCGGGCCCTGATCAACCATCTGCTGTTCTGGGGCCCGTCGCTCGCCGGCGCCGGCCGCAAAGAGTCCGTTCCGCAGCCCGCGAAAGCCGAGTCCGATGTGGACCTGGCAGCCGGCGACTGGCGCGGCCACCTGCTCGCTCTGCTGGACGACATCTCGTCGTCGTGGACGCCGCCGAGCGCCTGGGATGGCGAGACGAGCATGGGCACACCGCAGATGCTGCCCGCGCCTGTCATGGGCGACATGATCGTCGGCGAGTTGGCCGTGCACGGCTGGGATCTGGCGGTCGCGACGGGGCAGCGGCTGGAACTGCCCGCCAATCTGCTGGCGCATCTGCACGACACGATGTTCGCCGGCGTCGAGCAGGGGCGGGAGATGGGCATGTACGGACCGCAGATCGCGGTGCCGGCCGACGCGTCCACCTTCGACCGCATCCTCGGCCTGACCGGCCGTGATCCCGCCTGGGCGTAGTCCCCACCCGGCTCTGAGCAGCGGTGCACCCTCCGAAAGAAGGTCGGGGGGTGCACCGCCCGCATCACATGGCTTGGCAGTGGTCTTCCTCCGGCCGGCAAGCGCCCGGGAGGCGATTCGTAGTCGGGCGCTCGCCATCCGATACGCTAGGCCCGCGTGCGCCCCCGTAGCTCAGGGGATAGAGCAGTGGTTTCCTAAACCATGTGCCGCAGGTTCGAATCCTGCCGGGGGCACTTTGTGATGTCTCAAGACATCGGCAACAGCTGAACCCATGTTTCGTGGGTTCAGCTGTTGTCATTTGGGGTGTCTGCGGGTGGGGCCTACCCCGCTGTGCTTCGTGGGGGTGGGTCAGCCGACCAGGGCTCGGATGTTCAGGTGGCCGGCTATGGAGTCGTAGCGTTCGGCGTAGAGGGTGGTGCAGCGGCCGGAGGTGCAGCCGGAGCCGGCGAAGGCGAGGCCTCGGATGGTGGCGGTGGTGGAGGTCGGGCGGGTGTAGATGGGGCCGCCGGAATCGCCACTGACGATGGCGGTTGCGCCGTCGCGGGTCGCCCGTACTACGTACGTGGTGCAGCCGTCGGCGTCGCAGTACTTGGCGCTGGTGGAGCGGACGGTGATGCCGCACAGCGAAGTACTGAACGAACCCGATTGGCAGATGCTCGTGCCGACCGCGGGGTCGGCGCCGCCCTTCACAGTGCGGGTGTCGACGCTGTCGCCGGGGCCGTCGGTCCAGATCTTGGCGCCGTACGAACTGCCGGCCAGCAGGGACTGGTCGTAGTCCGGGTAGTTCGTGCGGACCGTTGTGGTGCCGTAGTAGTTCGAGCCTGAGCGCCAGATCGTGCCGGGGCCGCCGCAGTGGCCG
This region includes:
- a CDS encoding alpha/beta fold hydrolase; amino-acid sequence: MKRAVRGLRRVLVGFLVLLVVVTGASLTYNAFTGDEEPPPEGLRFVMAGDVNTRYETWGTTGSPVVLVHGSTESVEKWSKLVPLLARDHRVYAYDITGYGYSERKAPYTVEHLAAQLLGFLDAMKLGGPKQPRPLLVGHSLGAGIAAEATLEAPSRIGGLMFLDGDGLPLPGGRASFVRHVFVNPYKTSALRLVLGSDTIVRKLYNSACVQGCPALDHAGVDQWTRPLRQPGAEKALWQMTANGIPAVTPERLETFRTLPIPTSVVFGALDTQGGSAQDTATRIGAPAPTLIPNAGHLTLISSPTEVATAINALAARPPSG
- a CDS encoding LmeA family phospholipid-binding protein, with product MSPKRRGCGLKVLVILLVLLAGLLFAVDRVGESLAEGQLAKAAEQEAARYDVQASRTSAEIGGFGFLPQVAKEKFSKITVTMQEPSFKSVAAEDLSAVMTGIHVPHELLTGSKAVVTVDTTDVRLRVSPGALTKLTAAASGLDGLSLQIVGGKLQARVKVRGVDATATVRPQAVNGRIRLLVDQLPEEVPSVIRRAVTSLLAKGIGLPDLPFGATLKEIAISGQSIVLTAAASNLHLTAGA
- a CDS encoding hemerythrin domain-containing protein, with translation MAEMSMNRAIHAAFRRDLKRFVDALSAFPAGDRKRAEQLATAWANFDDQLVYHHEGEHEIAWPALEAVGVSRELLTQMDAEHETMAAALASARSAMGTLRSTASADDAQAALAAMRELQTVTVRHLDHEEAEIEPVYLAKKDSPEIKAMGRKFGQVSPARGGRFFAWAIDGAGPEEQAALADTIPAPVFAIINGVFGRSYRKNVAPVWHG
- a CDS encoding DUF2510 domain-containing protein, which gives rise to MTTTPKPDSPQLPVGWHPDPWTDGDLYRYWDGSTWTAQTKPAPRKSKEPRKRRSVVFPLTFAAFLLVAVVTAVMMTRGDACKVSIGPATVDFFACQDVEARQSQMQQEVNSAKENAQAQAVGQPTSTVNLTGQWTPTQGGFSWQIEQYGNQVVVREVTPYGITAVAQGTLAGTVANLTYQAVDGSSGSNVLQLVDNRTLRGTVRSYATNAESTIELHR
- a CDS encoding nuclease-related domain-containing protein gives rise to the protein MTTDGKPAAEAAIKLIKLRYAGVCTCGAAVAPGSYAGWDKVTRSVLCETCVATPPADSNGAAEQPVDIGRPGASLDREYQRRKHSHENRVRARFPRLGGLLLAVTGEPASTKSFAIGAEGEQHVASRLEKACGDEVLFLHNRRLGKRRRDGDIDHLAIAASGIYVIDAKHYKDATVRVRRTGGLLSPAREQLLINGRDRTNLIAGSTKQRDALLVALDNHPLAASVSVTSLLCFRTADLPFWGDAEIAGVRVLALRGTIKLLRRNGPLTPSDRQSLHRHLAAELPPA
- a CDS encoding helix-turn-helix domain-containing protein; translated protein: MGRDIRELASAWTRHQRHAFHHPSPALSPWVEHYWEARWDYVEPYRQKIVPYPNVHLSFGGGRADVNGVCSSYQLKVLEGRDHVFGVAFRPGCFRPFLGASVSTITDRVVPAAEVFGPDSPTVLDAPTMDAFLLEHLPDDDDPRVRQAAAAVELIAEDKAVTRVERLAGELGLSIRGLQRLFAEYVGIGPKWVIRRYRLHEATARMAAGGAIDWAALAADLGYADQGHFIRDFKSMFGEPPTWYAQRY
- a CDS encoding TIGR03086 family metal-binding protein, coding for MSHVSDAAQAMAAIARTITDDQLANKTPCTEYDVRALINHLLFWGPSLAGAGRKESVPQPAKAESDVDLAAGDWRGHLLALLDDISSSWTPPSAWDGETSMGTPQMLPAPVMGDMIVGELAVHGWDLAVATGQRLELPANLLAHLHDTMFAGVEQGREMGMYGPQIAVPADASTFDRILGLTGRDPAWA